The Pseudomonas sp. R4-35-07 nucleotide sequence CGCCGCAGGCCTGCTGCTCAGCACAGTTTGTCTGCCCCTTTCAGCTTTGGCTGCCGACCCACAACCCACCCACGAATTCACCCTCGACAACGGCCTCAAGGTGGTCGTGCGCGAAGATCATCGCGCGCCGGTGGTGGTTTCCCAGGTCTGGTACAAGGTCGGCTCGAGCTACGAAACCCCGGGCCAGACCGGTTTGTCCCATGCCCTGGAACATATGATGTTCAAGGGCAGCGCCAAGGTCGGCCCCGGCGAAGCCTCGCTGATCCTGCGCGACCTGGGCGCTGAAGAAAACGCCTTCACCAGTGACGACTACACCGCTTATTACCAGGTGCTGGCCCGCGACCGCCTGGGCGTGGCCTTCGAACTGGAAGCCGACCGTATGGCCAGCCTGCGCCTGCCGGCCGATGAGTTCAGCCGCGAAATCGAGGTCATCAAGGAAGAGCGCCGCCTGCGCACCGACGACAACCCGATGTCCAAGGCCTATGAACGCTTCAAGGCCATGGCCTTCCCGGCCAGCGGCTATCACACGCCCACCATCGGCTGGATGGCTGACCTTGAGCGCATGAAGGTCGAGGAACTGCGCCACTGGTACCAGGCCTGGTACGTGCCGAACAACGCGACCCTGGTAGTGGTCGGCGACGTCACGCCGGACGAGGTGAAAAACCTGGCCCAGCGCTACTTCGGCCCGATCCCCAAGCGTGACGTCCCGCCAGCCAAGGTCCCGATGGAGCTGGCCGAGCCCGGCGAGCGCCTGCTGACCCTGCACGTGCAAACCCAGCTGCCCAGCGTGTTCCTCGGTTTCAACGTGCCGAGCCTGGCCACTGCCGAGGACAAGCGCTCGGTACAAACGCTGCGCCTGATCTCGGCCCTGCTCGACGGCGGTTACAGCGCGCGTATCTCCGAGCAGCTGGAGCGGGGTGAAGAACTCGTCTCCGCCGCGTCCACCGATTATGACGCCTTCACTCGCGGCGACACGCTGTTCATGCTGACCGCCACGCCCAACCAGCAGAAGAAAAAGACCGTCGCCCAAGCCGAAGCCGGCCTGTGGCGCCTGTTGGAAGAGCTAAAAGCCAAGCCGCCAACCGTCGAAGAGCTGGAACGCATCCGCGCCCAGGTGATTGCGGGCGTGGTCTACCAGCGCGACTCCATCACCGCCCAGGCCACGGCGATCGGCTCGCTGGAGACCGTAGGCCTGTCCTGGAAGCTGATGGACACTGAGCTTGCCGACCTGCAAAGCGTCACCCCGGAAGATATCCAAAAAGCTGCACGCACCTATTTCACCCGCGAACGTCTGAGCGTCGCCCATGTTTTGCCTGAGGAGACCGCTCATGAGTGACCGCAAGAGCAACCGCCTGATTCTGCCCGGCCTGATCGCCGTCACCTTGATCGCGGCCGGTGCTGTGTACCTGTTGCGCCCGAGCGAGTCGGTCGCCAGCCAGGCCCTGGACAAGGCCCAAACGGCCAACACACTGCAATCGCTGGCTGAACTGGACGGCAAGGCGCCGACCAACCGCAAGCTAGACGTGCAAACCTGGAACACCGCCGAAGGCGCCAAGGTGCTGTTCGTCGAAGCCCATGAACTGCCGATGTTCGACGTGCGCATCCTGTTCGCCGCCGGCAGCAGCCAGGACGGCGATGTGCCGGGCCTGGCCCTGATGACCAATGCCATGCTCAACGAAGGCGTGCCGGGCAAGGACGTCAGCCAGATCGCCAGCGGCTTTGAAGGCCTGGGGGCCGACTTTGGCAATGGCGCCTATCGCGATATGGCCCTGGTATCCCTGCGCAGCTTGAGCGACAGCGACAAACGCGATGCCGCACTCGCGCTGTTTGATGACGTGATCGGCAAGCCGACCTTCCCGGCCGACTCACTGGCACGCATCAAGAATCAGATCCTGGCCGGCTTCGAATACCAGAAACAGAATCCCGCCAAGCTGGCGAGCATCGAGCTGTTCAAGCGCCTGTACGGCGACCATCCGTATGCCCACCCAAGCGAAGGCACGCCTGAAAGCGTGCCGGCGATTACCGTGCAACAGCTGCAGGCATTCCACGCCAAGGCTTATGCGGCAGGCAATGCCGTGATCGCGGTGGTGGGCGACCTGACCCGCGCCGAAGCCGAAGCCATGACCGCCAAGGTCTCTGCCGCGTTGCCCAAGGGCCCGGCCCTGGCGAAGATTGCCCAGCCAACCGAGCCAAAGGCCGGCCTGAGCCGCATCGAGTTTCCCTCCAAGCAGACCCACCTGCTGTTTGCCCAGTTGGGCATCGATCGCGCCGACCCGGACTACGCTGCACTGTCCCTGGGCAACCAGATTCTGGGCGGCGGCGGTTTCGGCACGCGGTTGATGAGCGAAGTGCGTGAAAAACGCGGCCTTACCTACGGCGTGTACTCCGGCTTCTCGCCGATGCAGGTGCGCGGCCCGTTCATGATCAACCTGCAAACCCGCGCCGAAATGAGCGGCGGCACGTTGCGCCTGGTCGAAGACGTCGTGGCCGACTACCTCAAGACCGGCCCCACCCAGAAAGAGCTGGATGACGCCAAGCGCGAACTGGCCGGCAGCTTCCCGCTGTCCACCGCGAGCAACGCCGATATCGTCGGGCAGCTCGGCGCCATGGGTTTCTATAACCTGCCGCTGAGCTATCTGGAGGATTTCATGAAACAATCCCAGGCCCTGACCGTGGAGCAGGTCAAGGCTGCAATGAACAAACACTTGAGCGCCGACAAGATGGTCATCGTGACCGCCGGCCCGACGATTGCGCAAAAGCCACTACCGCCCCCCACTGATAAACCTGCCGAGCAGCCGCTCGGGGTTCCGGAGCATTAATGGCCAGTTCATCTCGCCCGAAAAAACCTGTCCACAACGTACATAACGGTGTGGGCCAACTGCGCATCATTGGCGGTGAATGGGGCAGCCGCAAGCTGAGCTTCCCCGATGTCGTGGGCCTGCGCCCGACGCCAGATCGCGTGCGCGAAACCTTGTTCAACTGGCTTGCGCCCTACATCGGCGGCGCCAAGGTGCTCGACCCGTTTGCGGGCAGTGGCGCGCTGTTCCTGGAGGCGCTGTCCCGTGGCGCCTCCCAGGCCCAGGCGCTGGATGCTAGCAATGTGGCGGTGTCCAGCCTCAAAGAACACTTGGGCACGTTGCGCTGCACCAACGGCCAGGTTCAGACCGCCGACGCCTTACGCTACCTGGAAACCCAGGCGGCCAGCGAATACGACGTGGTGTTCCTCGACCCACCGTTCAACCAGAACCTGCTGCCGACCGTGTGCGCATTGCTGGAAGAACGCCAATGGTTGGCGCCGGATGCGTGGGTCTACACTGAAAGCGAGACAGCGCCGTCGACGCTCGGCCTGCCGGGGAGCTGGCGCTTGCACCGTGAGCAGAAGTCCGGGCGGGTTTATTACGCGTTGTGGCACCGCACCCTGTAGGAGCGAGCTTGTCAGGCAGCGAGTATTTCATGACGGCATCTGTGGACCGCTTCACCCCCGCCTTCGGCCTCGGCAACCCCCATCTGCAAACGCTGTGGGGGCCGCTATGGCGTCCCACCACGCATATCGAGCGTCAGCGCGAACGCCTGTGGCTGGAAGACGGCGACTTTCTGGACCTCGACTGGCACGGCCCACATGACGTGCACGCGCCTCTGGTGCTGGTGCTGCACGGGCTGACCGGTTCGTCCAATTCGCCCTACGTGGCCGGCCTGCAAAAGGCGCTCGCCGCCCAAGGCTGGGCCAGCGCAGCCTTGAACTGGCGCGGTTGCTCAGGCGAGCCGAATTTGTTGGCCCGCAGCTACCATTCCGGTGCCAGCGAAGATCTGGCGGCAGCGATCGCCCATCTGCGTGCCAAGCGGCCGTTGGCGCCGTTATATGCGGTGGGTTATTCCTTGGGCGGCAATGTATTGCTCAAGCACCTGGGGGAAACCGGCGACGCCTCCGGGCTGCAAGGCGCGGCGGCGGTATCGGTGCCGTTTCGCCTGGATCAATGCGCGGACCGTATCGGGATTGGCTTTTCGCGGGTGTATCAGAAGCACTTTATGCGCGAGATGCTGGCTTATATCCGCGTCAAGCAACGCCAGTTTTTGCAGGACGGCCGACAAGACGGGCTCAACACCCTGGAGGCGTTGGGTCCGTTGGAGAAAATGCGCACGTTCTGGGATTTCGATGGCCGGGTCACCGCGCCGCTGCACGGTTTCCTCAGCGCCGAGGATTACTACCGCCGCGCCTCGAGTCGCTATTACCTGGGCGCTATCCGCACGCCGACGTTGATTATCCAGGCGGCGGATGACCCGTTTGTGTTTGCCCACAGTTTGCCCGAAGCCAGTGAGCTATCAGACTGTACCGAGTTCGAGCTGACGGCCAAGGGCGGGCATGTGGGGTTTGTAGAGGGTTCGCTGAAACGCCCCGGCTACTACCTGGAACGCCGCATCCCCCAATGGCTACTGGCACAACACGGATAAAAATGTGGGAGGGGGCTTGCCCCCGATAGCAGTGGGTCAGCTAGAGATCAGCTAGCTGATACCCCCCTATCGGGGCATAGGTATCTACACAACTTTGGCGTGGCCTGACCCTGTGACGGCTCGGGAGCCGAAGCCTCTCTAACTGACGCCCCGCGACCTAAATGTGGGAGGGGGCTTGCCCCCGATGGCGGCCTGACAGCCGACCAAGCTGTTGGATCAGAGTGAGTACATATCCTTTGCTGCGGTAACGGCGGCTTAGGGTTCCGCCCTGACGGCGGGTCACTTTGGAAAAGAGCCCCAAAGTAACCAAAGGGCTCTTGCCCCACCACTCGGCACCTCGCCCCGGCTCGGTGTGCCCGTAATCCGACAGTGATGTGGGGGGCCGCCGCCACGCGCCATCCATGGCGCGGGGCGGCTAAACCGGCATCCCTGCCGGTTTACCCCCCAAATCACTGTCGAATTCCGGCCAGCGTGGTTTAACGGGGCGCTTAGATCAAAAGCAAGAGCAAGAGCAAGAGCGGCTCGCTTCGCATCGTGGTTACTGTTGGCTGCTGCACAGTTGTGTAGATACCTATGGCTATCGGGGGCAAGCCCCCTCCCACATTTTGATTGGGTTCGCAGGCCGATTGCTCAGTCGCCTGTGGCCACTTCCCGCTTGGGGTCCGTAATCCACTCACTCCAAGATCCCGCATACAACTTGCCCAACGGATACCCCGCCAAGCCCAACGCAAACAGGTTATGACACGCTGTCACACCCGAACCGCAATACGCCACCAGCTCATCCGGCGACCGGCCCTGCAACTGCGCAGCAAAACGCTGTTTGAGCTGCTCAGCCGGCAAAAAGCGCCCATCACTGCCCAGGTTTTCATTGAAGGCCGCGCATTGAGCGCCTGGAATATGCCCGGCGATCGGGTCGATTGGCTCCACATCGCCACGAAAACGCGCCTGGGCGCGAGCATCGATCAACGTCATGCCCGGTTCGCCCAGGCGTTTCTGCAACTGTTCGGCATCGAGCACCAATCGATTATCCGGCGTACCGGCAAACGTGCCTCGTTCAACCACCGGCGCATCCAGGCTCAATGGGAAGCCCGCCGCGTGCCACGCCTTGAGGCCGCCATCCAGGATAAACACACCCTCGCGCTTGCCGAGCCAGGCCAGCAACCACCATGCCCGAGCCGCAAAGGCCCCTGGGCCGTCGTCATACAGCACCACGTCGGTATCAGCGCTGATGCCCCATGCCTGCAATTGCTGAATGAAGGCGTGCGCCGCGGGCAGCGGGTGACGGCCGGTCACGCCCTTGATCACCGGGCCGCTGAGATGGCGCTCCAGGTCGGCATATTGCGCCCCTTCGATGTGCCCTTCGGCATAGCTGCACAGGCCGTAATCCGGGTCTTCCAGGGCAAAACGGCAATCGAGGATCACCAGCCCGGCCGACGTTTGGCGCTCGGCTAATGCCTGGGGGCTGATCAGTTGGGCAAGCGGCATGACTGACTCCTGTGCATACAAAGGGGAAAGGTCTTACTTCACTTCTTCCAATGCCTGGTTCAATGGCACGTAAAACTCTTTGAACAACGCATCCACCGCCGTTTTTGCCTGAGGCGTGACAAACCCAGCCTCCAGCACCAGCACCTGATAGACCCCACGTTTTATCGCTTCGGCGCTCAAATGGGTGGAATTTTCATTGGTGGTGCACAGGAAACGCACCCACGAGGTCAGGATGATCCAGGCATTGAGGGTCAGGGCCTCGGTTTGCACCGGGTCCATCGTGAGGATGCCGGCGTCGACAAAGCCCTGGTAGATCGCCCCGCCCTGGATCAGGCAGCGCTGGGAGAAGCGTCGGTAGCCAGTGGCCAGCTCGGGGTCGCTTTCCAATAAATGTTCGAGGTCGCGGTGCAGGAAGCGGTAGCGCCACATGCCGGCCAGTACCGCCTGCAGGTAAAAGCGCTTGTCTTCCACCACCATCGCCCGCCCCTGGGGCGGGCGTAGGAAACTGTCCACCAACGCTTCGTATTCGCGAAACAGCACGGCGATAATCGCCTGCTTGTTGGGGAAGTGGTAGTACAGGTTGCCCGGGGAAATTTCCATATGGGCAGCGATATGGTTGGTGCTGACACTGCGCTCGCCCTGCTGGTTAAAAAGCTCCAGGCTGGTTTGCACAATTCGCTCGCTGGTCTTTACTCGTGGTGCCATAGGGCTCAGCTTCCAAACACGGGATTGGGCATCTTACGGCCTATCCGGGTCAGGATAAATCTGGTTGTTACTGCAATGTTATTTGACAATTTAGAGTAATGACTCTAAAAATCCAGGCAGACCTATAACAACCGGGACCGCGCCATGTCTGCCAACGTTGCCTACCTGCAGCAATCCCAGGCGCTGGATCAACTCCAGATCCTGTTCGACGCTCAACGTCGCGCCTATGCCGCCAACCCGATGCCGCCGGCCGCGCAACGCCAGCAATGGCTCAAGGCCCTGCGCGATGTGCTCAGCGATGAACGCCAGGCGCTGATCAATGCGATCAGCCAGGACTTCAGCCATCGCAGCGCGGACGAAACCCTGTTCGCCGAACTGATGCCCAGCCTGCACGGCATTCACTACGCGAGTAAACACCTCAAAGGCTGGATGAAACCTTCTCGACGTGCTGTAGGCATTGCCTTTCAGCCCGCGTCGGCCAAAGTCATTTACCAACCGCTGGGTGTGGTCGGCGTCATCGTGCCGTGGAACTACCCGCTGTACCTGGCCATCGGTCCGCTGGTCGGGGCCTTGGCCGCCGGTAACCGGGTAATGCTCAAGCTCAGCGAATCCACGCCGGCAACCGGCGAACTGCTCAAGGCATTGCTGGCAAAAATCTTCCCCGAGGACCTGGTGTGCGTGGTGCTCGGCGAAGCTGACGTCGGCGTGGCGTTTTCCAGGTTGCGTTTCGATCATTTGCTGTTCACCGGCGCCACCAGCATCGGCCGGCATGTGATGCGGGCCGCCGCCGAACACCTCACACCGGTCACCCTGGAGTTGGGCGGCAAATCGCCGGCCATTGTTTCCGCCGACGTACCGCTCAAGGACGCCGCCGAACGTATCGCCTTCGGCAAGGCCTTGAACGCCGGGCAAACCTGCGTGGCGCCCGACTATGTGCTGGTGCCGGAGGAACGTGTGGACAGTTTTGTCGAGGCTTACGCCAACGCGATTCGCGGGTTTTATCCGACCCTGGCCGACAACCCGGACTACACCGCCATCATCAACGAGCGACAACTGGCCAGGCTCAATGCCTACGCCAAGGATGCCACCGACAAGGGCGCCACCCTGATTCCTCTTTACGACCAGGGCCAGGCACGCCGTATGGCCCATAGCCTGTTGCTGAATGTGAGCGACGATATGACGGTCATGCAGGACGAGATCTTTGGTCCGCTATTACCGATCGTGCCCTATCGCGGCATCGACCAGGCCTTTGCCTACATCAACCAACGCCCTCGCCCGCTGGCCCTGTATTACTTCGGCTACAACAAACGCGAACAGGACCGTGTGCTCCACGAGACCCACTCGGGCGGCGTGTGCCTGAACGATACCCTGCTGCACGTGGCCCAGGACGACATGCCATTCGGCGGCGTCGGCCCCTCTGGCATGGGCCACTACCACGGCCACGAAGGTTTCCTGACGTTCAGCAAGGCCAAGGGCGTGCTGGTCAAACAGCGTTTGAACGCGGCGAAGCTGATCTACCCGCCCTACGGGAAAACCATCCAGAAGTTGATCCAGAAGCTGTTTATCCGCTGATAACCTCACCTGCGGGACAAAAAAAACAATGAACCCCAGCCTGACTGAAACACCTGCGCTGTCGCGGCGCGGCGTCTTGAAAATCGGCCTGTGCGCCAGCGCGTTCCTGGCCACCGCCGGGCTGGGGGCGAGCCTCAGCGGCTGCTCAAGCAGCACGCCGGCCAGCGGCTTTGCGCTGTTGCGGACCAGTGACCTGCCATTTTTGCGCGCGGTCATCCCGGTACTGCTGGAAGGCGCAGCCAGCGCCCAGGCCATCAGCGCCGGAATTGAAGACACCCTGAAAAAGCTCGACTACAGCCTGCAGTATCTGTCACCGCAGATGTTCAAGCTCACCCAGCAGCTGTTCGATGTGCTCGGCATGGGCATTACCCGAGGCCCGCTGACGGGTATCTGGGGCAGCTGGGAAAATGCCAGCGCGGAGCAGCTGCGCAACTTCCTGCAGCGCTGGGAAAACAGCTACCTGAACCTGCTGCGCATGGGCCAGGGCTCGCTGCTCAAGCTGGTGACCATGGCCTGGTACTTCCGGCCCGAGTCCTGGGCCCATTGCGGCTATCCCGGGCCGCCGAAAATCTGATTTGCATCCCCGACAATAAAAACCAGAGACGAACCTGATGCCCGTACCCGATCTATTCCGCGACGGCATGGCCCGCGGCTGGAAAACCCACAACGGCGCCGCCCTCGACAGCGACCTGACCCTGGAAGCCGACGTAGCCATCATCGGCAGCGGCGCCGGTGGCGGCACCACCGCCGAAATCCTCAGCGCCGCGGGCTACAAGGTGCTGTTGATCGAAGAAGGCCCACTCAAGACCAGCACTGATTTCAAGCTGCTGGAAGACGAAGCCTATGCCAGCCTGTACCAGGAAGGGATCGGCCGCATGAGCAAGGACGGTGCGATTACCATCCTGCAGGGCCGGGCGGTGGGCGGCACGACGTTGATCAACTGGACCTCCAGCTTCCGCACACCGGATGCCACCCTCGCCCATTGGGCCAGCGACTACGCGGTGAAGGGCCATAGCAGCGCCGAGATGGCGCCATGGTTCGAGACCATGGAGCAGCGCCTGGGCATCGCGCCATGGGCCCTGCCGCCCAATGCCAACAACGACGTGATCCGCAAAGGCTGCGAAAAGCTCGGCTACAGCTGGCACGTGATCCCGCGCAATGTGCGCGGTTGCTTCAACCTGGGTTATTGCGGCATGGGCTGCCCGGTCAACGCCAAGCAATCGATGCTGGTGACCACCATCCCCGCCACGCTGGAGAAAGGCGGCGAGCTGCTCTACCTGGCTCGCGCCGAGCGCCTCAAATACAGCGGCGACATGATCAGCAGCCTGGAATGCGTGGCCATGGATGAGCGCTGCGTGGCGCCTACCGGCCGCAAGATCACTGTTAAGGCCAAACACTACGTACTCGCGGGCGGCGGCATCAACAGCCCGGCATTGCTGATGCGCTCCGGCGCGCCCGACCCGCATTCACGCCTGGGCAAACGCACCTTCCTGCACCTGGTGAATTTCTCCGCCGGGTTGTTCGACGAGGTGATCAACCCGTTCTACGGGGCGCCGCAGTCGATCTATTCCGACCACTTCCAGTGGCAGGACGGCACCACCGGTAAAATGTCCTACAAACTAGAAGCTCCGCCCCTGCATCCAGGACTGGCCACCACCCTGTTCGGCGGCTACGGCGCGCAGAATGCCTTGGACATGAGCCAATTGCCCCACACCCACGCCATGCTCGCGCTATTGCGAGACGGCTTTCACCCCGACAGCCCTGGCGGCGCAGTGGAATTACGCGGTGACGGTACGCCGGTGCTCGACTATCAGGTCTCGCCCTACGCCTGGGACGGCCTGCGCCGGGCCTTCCACAGCATGGCCGAGATTCAGTTCGCGGCCGGCGCCAAATCGGTCAAGCCCCTGCATCACGACGCCCGGTACGTGAATAACCTGGCAGACGCACGTAGTTTGATCGACGGTTTGAGCCTCGAGCTGCATCGCACCACCCTGGGCAGCGCCCATGTGATGGGCGGTTGCGCCATGGGCGAAGACCCGACAAACGCAGTGGCCGATAGCCTCGGTCGCCATCACCAACTGCGCAACTTGTCGATTCACGACGGCTCTCTGTTCCCCACCAGCATTGGGGCAAATCCCCAATTGTCGGTGTATGGATTGACTGCCCAACTGGCGTCGGCTTTGGCCGAACGTCTGAAAACAGCGTGAAAAATCGCAGGATTCACCGCATCTATCTACATAAGTCGACTTGGCCGACCGGGATGGCTGCGATACCATCCGGTTCCCCAACGGACTCCGCCAGGACGACGCGATGAACCGAGTGTTGTACCCAGGTACCTTCGACCCGATTACCAAAGGCCATGGCGATCTGGTCGAACGCGCCTCTCGCCTGTTCGACCATGTGATCATCGCGGTTGCCGCCAGCCCCAAGAAAAACCCGTTGTTCCCGCTGGAACAACGCGTGGAGCTGGCCCGTGAGGTCACCAAGCACCTGCCTAACGTAGAAGTGGTGGGCTTTGCGACGCTGCTGGCGCATTTTGCCAAGGAGCAGAACGCCAATGTGTTCCTGCGTGGCCTGCGCGCGGTGTCGGATTTCGAATATGAATTCCAGCTGGCCAACATGAACCGCCAACTGGCGCCGGACGTGGAAAGCCTGTTTCTGACGCCGTCGGAACGTTACTCGTTCATTTCCTCGACGTTGGTGCGCGAAATCGCTGCTTTGGGCGGAGATATCACCAAGTTCGTGCATCCAGCCGTTGCGGACGCGCTGACGCTACGCTTCAAGAAGTAAGACCGCTCAACCGGCGCCCGCTCGCGCTGCGGGCGCCAATGCGGCACAATTGCGCGCATTAGTTTTCAGATGCCTTGGCTGACGGCCCTGGCAGGAGTTTTCATGTCCCTGATCATCACCGACGATTGCATCAATTGCGACGTCTGCGAACCCGAGTGCCCGAACGCTGCAATTTCCCAGGGCGAAGAGATCTACGTGATCGACCCCAACCTGTGCACCCAGTGCGTCGGCCACTACGACGAGCCCCAATGCCAGCAGGTGTGCCCGGTGGATTGTATTCCATTGGATGAAGCCCATCCGGAGACGGAAGAGCAGTTGATGGAGAAGTACCGGAAGATTACCGGTAAGGCTTGAGGCTATTCAGCGTCTGTAAGGGCCTCATCGGGGGCAAGTCGAATCGTCGCACCGCCCCTCCCACATTTGAAATGTGTTCACATGTGGGAGGGGGCTTGCCCCCGATGGCGATATCAGCCATCACACAGCACTCAGCTCTGACACTTGGGGCAAAACACACTCGCCCGCTGCCCCAGCACCACATTGCGCAACTCGGTCCCGCAGACCTTGCACGCCGCGCCGCCCCGGCCATAAACGAACAGTTCCTGCTGGAAATACCCCGGCTGCCCATCGCCGCCGATAAAGTCGCGCAACGTGGTACCGCCGCGCTCGATGGCTGCCGCCAGCACGCGCTTGATCTCGATCGCCAGCTTCAGATAACGCCCCCGCGATATACCGCCCGCCGCGCGACGCGGATCGATTCCCGCCGCAAACAGCGCTTCCGTCGCATAGATATTGCCCACGCCCACCACCACCGCGTTATCCATGATGAACGGCTTCACCGCCATCGACCGTCCACGGGACAGCTGGAACAAACGCTCGCCATCAAACAGCGCGGTCAACGGCTCCGGCCCCAGGCGGATCAGCAGCTCGTGGTTGTGCGGGTCCTGGCTCCAGAGCATCGCGCCAAAGCGCCGGGGGTCGGTGTAGCGCAGGGCCAGGCCGGATTCCAGCTCGATATCCACATGTTCATGCTTGGCCGCAGGCATGCCGACTTCAACCAGGCGCAGGTTGCCCGACATGCCCAGGTGGCTGATCAAGGTGCCCACTTCGGCATTGATCAACAGGTACTTGGCGCGCCGCTCCACCAGCACGATGCGCTGCCCGGACAGGCGCACATCGAGGTCTTCCGGGATCGGCCAGCGCAGACGGCGCTCACGCACCACCACCCGGCTGACGCGCTGGCCCTCCAAGTGAGGGGCAATCCCGCGCCGGGTGGTTTCGACTTCTGGTAACTCAGGCATGTGTACCTCGGGAAGAAAGGCTCAGTGCGCGCCCAGCTCGCGGATCGACAACTTCAGGCTTTCGAAGTCGTAGTCCGACAGGCCCACGTAATCCAGCACCAGGTGGCCGATCGCCTCCCATTCACGGTCGACGGTCTGGTTGCCCAGCACGCGATAGGACGAACAAATGTGCTCGGCCATTTTCAGGATCGCCAGCAGGTTTTTAAGCACGGGTGCGCGCGATGACTCATCGCTGAAAATCGCCAGGGCGTTGTGGTGATTGGCGATGGCGTCGGTCACATGCTCCGGCAGGCGCCAGGATTTGGCGGTGTAGTAGCCCACCACGGCATGGTTGGTGTTGAACGCGTTGTTTTCGGTGTCGACCACACGGCAATCCGGGCCGGCATTGGCGTAGGCCTGTTCCAATACCGTCATGTAATTGGGGAACCGCTTGAGCATCAGCGGTACGCCGCAATCGTGGAACAGGCCCAGGGCATAGGCTTCGTCGACCGCTTGAGCGCCGGTGCGCTTGGCCAGGGTCAGGCAGGTCATAGCCACGTCCTGAGCCGTGTCCCAGAAGCGGTTGAGCGTGACGATGGTGTCATCGCTCATCTCGCCTTTGATCGACAACGCATTGATCAGGTTGATCACCGAGCGGCTGCCCAGCAGGTTCACCGCGCGCTGGATCGAGGCGATCTTGTTGCTCAGGCCGTAATACGGCGAGTTGACGATTTTCAGCAACGCGCCGGACAGGCCCGGGTCCTGGGCGATCAACCGGGCGATCACTTCCAGGTCCGGATCGGGCATGTACTGTTCCATCTGCAAATCCACCATGATTTGCGGCTGGGGCGGCACGCTGATGCCTTGCAGCACCTGCTGAATCTGTTCGGCGGAAAGCTCTTGGGACATAAGTACACACTCTGGGCTAGGCGGGGATTCTAACCCTTATGCAGACATGGCCGACACCCAAATGCCAGATTGAAACCGGACTTAATGTGGGAGGGGGCTTGCTCCCGATAGCAGTGGAT carries:
- a CDS encoding coniferyl aldehyde dehydrogenase; the encoded protein is MSANVAYLQQSQALDQLQILFDAQRRAYAANPMPPAAQRQQWLKALRDVLSDERQALINAISQDFSHRSADETLFAELMPSLHGIHYASKHLKGWMKPSRRAVGIAFQPASAKVIYQPLGVVGVIVPWNYPLYLAIGPLVGALAAGNRVMLKLSESTPATGELLKALLAKIFPEDLVCVVLGEADVGVAFSRLRFDHLLFTGATSIGRHVMRAAAEHLTPVTLELGGKSPAIVSADVPLKDAAERIAFGKALNAGQTCVAPDYVLVPEERVDSFVEAYANAIRGFYPTLADNPDYTAIINERQLARLNAYAKDATDKGATLIPLYDQGQARRMAHSLLLNVSDDMTVMQDEIFGPLLPIVPYRGIDQAFAYINQRPRPLALYYFGYNKREQDRVLHETHSGGVCLNDTLLHVAQDDMPFGGVGPSGMGHYHGHEGFLTFSKAKGVLVKQRLNAAKLIYPPYGKTIQKLIQKLFIR
- a CDS encoding twin-arginine translocation pathway signal protein, which codes for MNPSLTETPALSRRGVLKIGLCASAFLATAGLGASLSGCSSSTPASGFALLRTSDLPFLRAVIPVLLEGAASAQAISAGIEDTLKKLDYSLQYLSPQMFKLTQQLFDVLGMGITRGPLTGIWGSWENASAEQLRNFLQRWENSYLNLLRMGQGSLLKLVTMAWYFRPESWAHCGYPGPPKI
- a CDS encoding GMC family oxidoreductase, encoding MPVPDLFRDGMARGWKTHNGAALDSDLTLEADVAIIGSGAGGGTTAEILSAAGYKVLLIEEGPLKTSTDFKLLEDEAYASLYQEGIGRMSKDGAITILQGRAVGGTTLINWTSSFRTPDATLAHWASDYAVKGHSSAEMAPWFETMEQRLGIAPWALPPNANNDVIRKGCEKLGYSWHVIPRNVRGCFNLGYCGMGCPVNAKQSMLVTTIPATLEKGGELLYLARAERLKYSGDMISSLECVAMDERCVAPTGRKITVKAKHYVLAGGGINSPALLMRSGAPDPHSRLGKRTFLHLVNFSAGLFDEVINPFYGAPQSIYSDHFQWQDGTTGKMSYKLEAPPLHPGLATTLFGGYGAQNALDMSQLPHTHAMLALLRDGFHPDSPGGAVELRGDGTPVLDYQVSPYAWDGLRRAFHSMAEIQFAAGAKSVKPLHHDARYVNNLADARSLIDGLSLELHRTTLGSAHVMGGCAMGEDPTNAVADSLGRHHQLRNLSIHDGSLFPTSIGANPQLSVYGLTAQLASALAERLKTA
- the coaD gene encoding pantetheine-phosphate adenylyltransferase, producing the protein MNRVLYPGTFDPITKGHGDLVERASRLFDHVIIAVAASPKKNPLFPLEQRVELAREVTKHLPNVEVVGFATLLAHFAKEQNANVFLRGLRAVSDFEYEFQLANMNRQLAPDVESLFLTPSERYSFISSTLVREIAALGGDITKFVHPAVADALTLRFKK
- a CDS encoding YfhL family 4Fe-4S dicluster ferredoxin — its product is MSLIITDDCINCDVCEPECPNAAISQGEEIYVIDPNLCTQCVGHYDEPQCQQVCPVDCIPLDEAHPETEEQLMEKYRKITGKA
- the mutM gene encoding bifunctional DNA-formamidopyrimidine glycosylase/DNA-(apurinic or apyrimidinic site) lyase, translated to MPELPEVETTRRGIAPHLEGQRVSRVVVRERRLRWPIPEDLDVRLSGQRIVLVERRAKYLLINAEVGTLISHLGMSGNLRLVEVGMPAAKHEHVDIELESGLALRYTDPRRFGAMLWSQDPHNHELLIRLGPEPLTALFDGERLFQLSRGRSMAVKPFIMDNAVVVGVGNIYATEALFAAGIDPRRAAGGISRGRYLKLAIEIKRVLAAAIERGGTTLRDFIGGDGQPGYFQQELFVYGRGGAACKVCGTELRNVVLGQRASVFCPKCQS
- a CDS encoding HDOD domain-containing protein; translation: MPPQPQIMVDLQMEQYMPDPDLEVIARLIAQDPGLSGALLKIVNSPYYGLSNKIASIQRAVNLLGSRSVINLINALSIKGEMSDDTIVTLNRFWDTAQDVAMTCLTLAKRTGAQAVDEAYALGLFHDCGVPLMLKRFPNYMTVLEQAYANAGPDCRVVDTENNAFNTNHAVVGYYTAKSWRLPEHVTDAIANHHNALAIFSDESSRAPVLKNLLAILKMAEHICSSYRVLGNQTVDREWEAIGHLVLDYVGLSDYDFESLKLSIRELGAH